In Methanomassiliicoccales archaeon, one DNA window encodes the following:
- a CDS encoding PRC-barrel domain-containing protein produces MSLDFNCSNGKAIITKDGKRLGTIVGVSVDTAGWSVTKIKVSLGKEVGVTLGIKKPFMKPRTLALRKEAVAAVGDMITLSVDLKSLRDYMA; encoded by the coding sequence ATGAGCTTGGACTTCAACTGCAGCAACGGCAAGGCCATCATCACCAAGGACGGAAAGCGACTAGGCACCATCGTAGGAGTGAGCGTGGATACTGCTGGTTGGTCGGTCACCAAGATCAAGGTGTCGTTGGGCAAGGAGGTCGGGGTGACCCTCGGCATCAAGAAGCCGTTCATGAAGCCTCGGACGCTAGCTCTGAGAAAAGAGGCGGTGGCGGCCGTGGGGGACATGATCACCCTCTCGGTGGACCTCAAGTCCCTCAGGGACTACATGGCCTGA
- a CDS encoding phosphatase PAP2 family protein, with translation MRKVSSTLGRMSIVLLLVTVAMASLLLVPQVVRADQDAFLFVNHYYQKDLVEIVGALTYLGSLEMGAIWVVVLFLARRRDLASYVVVAVTIELLYVMVTKTLVDRPRPYEVLSGVQYLDSQFGQSFPSAHAAGAFAISVVLGMRERRYLLPLVLMAAAVAFSRVYTGVHYPLDIIAGGAGGIIIGYYASKLDVGPMRTYFRGLRDKLLNKGHESEA, from the coding sequence ATGAGAAAGGTCTCCTCGACCCTCGGCCGCATGAGCATCGTCCTGCTTTTGGTCACAGTGGCCATGGCCTCCCTGCTCCTTGTTCCGCAGGTCGTCCGAGCGGACCAGGATGCCTTCCTCTTCGTCAACCACTACTACCAGAAGGACCTGGTGGAGATCGTGGGCGCCCTGACCTACCTCGGCTCGTTGGAAATGGGAGCGATCTGGGTGGTGGTGCTCTTCCTCGCCAGGAGGAGGGATCTGGCCAGCTACGTCGTGGTGGCAGTGACCATCGAGCTCCTCTACGTCATGGTAACCAAGACGCTCGTGGACCGTCCCCGCCCCTATGAGGTCTTATCTGGGGTTCAATATCTCGACTCCCAGTTCGGGCAGTCGTTCCCGTCCGCTCATGCGGCCGGGGCGTTCGCCATAAGCGTGGTGCTCGGCATGAGAGAGAGACGCTATCTCCTTCCCCTCGTCCTCATGGCGGCAGCGGTAGCCTTCTCCCGCGTCTACACCGGAGTGCACTATCCTCTGGACATCATCGCCGGAGGAGCGGGGGGCATCATCATCGGCTACTACGCCTCCAAGCTGGATGTCGGACCGATGCGGACCTATTTCAGAGGCCTCAGGGATAAACTCTTGAACAAGGGACACGAATCCGAGGCCTAG
- a CDS encoding transposase, with the protein MNLTLKVKLCTTPEQYSALVRTMEHFNLACDYIAGVAFELKLASKLKIQPTVYRAVREKFGLSSQMAVRAISKAIEAYKLDRTIRPHFKSHGAMVYDQRILSWKALDRVSILTLDGRTLVHVAIYDYFKAKLDNRIRGQADLVLIDDVFYLCAVVDVPDAEPIEVKGVLGVDLGIVNIAVDSDGETHSGTGVEKVRGKTAKLRTELQSCGTKPAKRHLKRLSGYEQRFRRDTNHCISKKLVAKAKDTASAIALEDLNGIRKRTTVRRAQRSRQSSWAFDQLRQFIAYKAQLSGVPVVLVDPRNTSRTCPSCGHIDKANRPTRGEFKCVRCGNAGPADRIAAVNIAARARVNAPIVSDGVFSGHFVQPPGTSPHSLEVGS; encoded by the coding sequence ATGAATCTGACGCTCAAAGTCAAGCTCTGTACGACTCCTGAGCAATACTCCGCGCTCGTCAGAACGATGGAGCACTTCAATCTTGCTTGCGACTACATCGCTGGCGTGGCCTTTGAGTTGAAGCTCGCCAGCAAGCTCAAGATTCAGCCCACCGTCTATCGGGCCGTGCGCGAGAAGTTCGGGCTGTCCTCCCAGATGGCCGTTCGCGCCATCTCCAAAGCCATCGAAGCCTACAAGCTCGACAGGACCATCCGGCCGCACTTCAAATCGCATGGCGCGATGGTCTACGACCAGCGAATACTCAGTTGGAAGGCGCTGGACAGAGTTTCCATCCTGACCCTCGATGGACGTACCCTCGTCCATGTAGCCATCTATGACTATTTCAAAGCCAAGCTGGACAACCGCATTCGAGGTCAGGCCGACCTCGTTCTTATCGATGATGTGTTCTATCTCTGCGCCGTAGTCGACGTTCCAGATGCCGAGCCTATCGAGGTCAAGGGCGTTCTCGGCGTGGACCTGGGCATCGTGAACATCGCCGTCGATTCCGATGGAGAGACGCATTCCGGCACGGGTGTTGAAAAAGTGCGCGGCAAGACCGCAAAGCTCCGCACCGAACTCCAGTCCTGCGGCACGAAGCCCGCAAAGCGGCATCTCAAGCGCCTTTCTGGATACGAGCAGCGTTTCAGGCGCGATACCAACCATTGCATCTCCAAGAAATTGGTGGCTAAGGCCAAGGACACCGCGAGCGCGATTGCCCTCGAAGATTTGAACGGCATCCGCAAGCGGACAACGGTTCGCAGGGCTCAGCGCAGCCGCCAATCCTCTTGGGCGTTCGACCAGCTCAGGCAGTTCATCGCCTACAAAGCGCAACTCTCCGGTGTGCCTGTCGTTCTGGTGGACCCGAGAAACACTTCCAGAACTTGCCCTTCTTGCGGCCATATCGACAAGGCCAATCGGCCAACGAGGGGTGAGTTCAAGTGCGTTCGGTGCGGCAACGCTGGCCCCGCCGACCGCATTGCAGCGGTCAACATCGCTGCAAGGGCGCGAGTCAACGCGCCCATCGTCTCGGACGGGGTTTTTAGTGGACATTTCGTTCAACCTCCAGGGACAAGCCCACACTCTTTAGAGGTGGGTAGTTGA
- the rfbB gene encoding dTDP-glucose 4,6-dehydratase has product MKLLVTGGMGFIGSNFVRHMLRQHQDLEIVNLDKLTYAGNQKNLEDVRERHRFVHGDVCDPSLVDSIMQGCDAVVHFAAETHVDRSISYAGEFVRTDVQGTFVMLEAARRHGIKRFIHISTDEVYGEAVERPCLENDPLMPKSPYAASKAGADRLAFSYFATYGLPVIITRCSNNYGPYQYPEKLIPLFVTNAMEGKPLPVYGTGKNTRDWIYVDDHCSAIEALLDSRGMDGEVFNVSAGEEHSVLDIADTILSKMKLSKDALQFVSDRPGHVLRHAVDSTKLRKVGWKPKHSFAASMSRTIDWYVDHPDWWKPIKSGEFRKYYEEQYGKR; this is encoded by the coding sequence ATGAAGCTCCTGGTCACAGGAGGAATGGGCTTCATCGGGTCCAACTTCGTGCGCCACATGCTGCGCCAGCACCAGGACCTGGAGATCGTCAACCTGGACAAGCTCACCTACGCCGGCAACCAGAAGAACCTGGAGGACGTGCGCGAGCGGCATCGGTTCGTGCACGGGGATGTGTGCGATCCTTCTCTGGTCGATAGCATCATGCAAGGTTGCGATGCCGTGGTGCATTTCGCCGCTGAGACCCACGTCGACCGGAGCATTTCCTATGCCGGGGAATTCGTCAGAACGGACGTCCAAGGGACGTTCGTCATGCTGGAGGCGGCCCGAAGGCACGGAATCAAACGCTTCATCCACATCTCCACCGACGAGGTGTACGGCGAGGCGGTGGAACGTCCTTGCCTGGAGAACGACCCGCTCATGCCCAAGAGCCCCTACGCCGCCAGCAAGGCCGGCGCGGACCGCCTGGCCTTCTCGTACTTCGCTACCTACGGGCTGCCGGTCATCATCACTCGCTGCTCCAACAACTATGGTCCGTACCAGTACCCGGAGAAGCTCATCCCTCTCTTCGTGACGAACGCCATGGAGGGGAAGCCGCTCCCCGTCTACGGCACTGGCAAGAACACCAGGGACTGGATCTACGTCGATGATCATTGCTCTGCAATCGAAGCGCTGCTGGACTCCCGAGGAATGGACGGTGAGGTGTTCAACGTCTCCGCGGGAGAGGAGCACTCGGTGCTGGACATCGCCGACACCATCCTGAGCAAGATGAAGTTGTCCAAGGACGCCCTGCAGTTCGTGAGCGACCGGCCGGGGCATGTGCTGCGCCATGCCGTCGACTCCACCAAGCTAAGGAAGGTTGGATGGAAGCCCAAGCACTCCTTCGCTGCATCGATGTCCCGCACCATCGATTGGTACGTCGACCACCCAGACTGGTGGAAGCCCATCAAATCCGGCGAGTTCCGGAAGTACTACGAGGAGCAGTACGGCAAGCGTTGA
- a CDS encoding aldehyde dehydrogenase family protein, giving the protein MSFKNELTYMRLVEAKEEEKYHETYESAVRLVKEGFSKEQVLPNIINGKDVSSGSKFEKRSPADVSFLMARLCKGNKEDVSKAVKAANEAFKSWSRTDFLQRVEIFEKAAMMASDHKYELAAMLTFDNGKNRHEALADIDEAIDFMNFYASEMRRNDGYATPLPPAFKNEKAMSFLRPFGVWAVICPFNFPVAISIGMASAAMITGNTVVVKPSTLAPYTLHKMFRILEEAGLPPGVANYVAGSGKEVGEPLVSHPDVEGIVFTGSKAVGFDIIRNSVREHPVPVIAEMGSKNPVIVTLDADLEKAANGVIASAFGFGGQKCSAASRVYVHSRVKDDFEKELVKRAKKLNVAHPALRESSFGPIIEEAKVEDYLKYVAMGKEAGKVLCGGRRLTQGYLRNGFYVAPTIISGLPRDHWLMKNELFMPILCTQGYDRLEEAVEMANSSAYGLTAGIFSQDDEEVDYFFNHIQSGVVYANRGRGACTGAIVGAQSFVGWKASGSTGKGTGGVWYLQQFLREQTRTVVL; this is encoded by the coding sequence ATGTCGTTCAAGAACGAGCTCACTTACATGCGTCTGGTCGAGGCCAAAGAGGAAGAGAAGTATCACGAGACCTACGAGAGCGCGGTCAGGTTGGTCAAGGAGGGCTTCTCCAAGGAGCAGGTGCTGCCGAACATCATCAACGGCAAGGACGTCAGCTCCGGCAGCAAGTTCGAGAAGCGCAGCCCCGCGGACGTCAGCTTCCTCATGGCTCGGCTGTGCAAGGGAAATAAGGAGGACGTGAGCAAGGCGGTGAAAGCGGCCAATGAGGCGTTCAAGAGCTGGTCCCGGACGGATTTCCTGCAGCGGGTGGAGATCTTCGAGAAGGCGGCCATGATGGCCAGCGACCACAAGTACGAGCTGGCGGCCATGCTCACCTTCGACAACGGCAAGAACCGCCACGAGGCTCTGGCGGATATAGACGAAGCAATAGATTTCATGAACTTCTACGCCTCGGAGATGCGCCGGAACGACGGCTATGCCACTCCCTTGCCCCCGGCCTTCAAGAACGAGAAAGCCATGTCCTTCCTTCGTCCCTTCGGCGTGTGGGCGGTCATCTGCCCGTTCAACTTTCCAGTGGCGATATCAATTGGCATGGCCTCGGCCGCCATGATCACCGGCAACACCGTGGTGGTCAAGCCCTCCACCCTGGCGCCTTACACTTTGCACAAGATGTTCCGCATCCTGGAGGAGGCGGGACTTCCGCCAGGCGTGGCGAACTACGTGGCCGGCAGCGGGAAGGAGGTGGGCGAACCTCTCGTCTCTCATCCAGACGTCGAGGGAATCGTATTCACGGGCTCCAAGGCGGTGGGGTTCGACATCATCCGCAACTCCGTCCGGGAGCACCCCGTTCCGGTCATAGCGGAGATGGGCTCGAAGAATCCGGTCATCGTCACTCTGGACGCGGACCTGGAGAAGGCTGCGAACGGGGTAATAGCATCCGCCTTCGGCTTCGGAGGGCAGAAATGCTCCGCCGCTTCGAGGGTGTACGTGCATTCCCGCGTCAAGGACGATTTCGAGAAGGAGCTGGTGAAGAGGGCGAAGAAGCTCAATGTAGCTCATCCGGCCCTGAGGGAAAGCTCCTTCGGACCGATCATCGAGGAGGCGAAGGTCGAGGACTATCTGAAGTACGTGGCCATGGGCAAGGAGGCAGGGAAAGTGCTCTGCGGCGGAAGACGGCTGACGCAAGGCTACCTGAGGAACGGCTTCTACGTGGCACCGACCATCATCTCCGGCCTGCCCCGCGATCACTGGCTGATGAAGAACGAGCTCTTCATGCCCATCCTCTGCACCCAAGGCTACGATAGGCTGGAGGAGGCGGTGGAGATGGCCAATTCCTCCGCCTACGGGCTGACGGCAGGCATCTTCAGCCAGGACGATGAGGAGGTGGACTACTTCTTCAACCACATCCAGTCCGGGGTGGTGTACGCCAACCGGGGAAGGGGAGCGTGCACCGGCGCCATCGTCGGGGCTCAGTCCTTCGTCGGTTGGAAGGCCTCCGGCTCGACCGGCAAAGGCACTGGTGGGGTCTGGTACCTGCAGCAGTTCCTCCGGGAGCAGACCAGGACCGTCGTGCTCTGA
- a CDS encoding dTDP-4-dehydrorhamnose 3,5-epimerase family protein: MAKKTIEGVKTRELKPITDERGWLMEILRSDWEEFEKFGQVYMTTCYPGMIKAWHYHKSQTDHFICIRGMAKVVLFDSRDGSSTKGVVNEFFMGEKNRMLLKIPALVYHGFKGMGTEECWILNVPTKTYNHENPDEYRLPFDSKNVPYDWDAKMG; the protein is encoded by the coding sequence ATGGCCAAGAAGACGATCGAGGGTGTCAAGACCAGGGAGCTGAAGCCGATCACCGACGAGCGAGGATGGCTGATGGAGATCTTACGCAGCGACTGGGAGGAGTTCGAGAAGTTCGGACAGGTCTACATGACCACCTGCTATCCAGGCATGATCAAGGCCTGGCACTATCACAAGTCGCAGACGGACCATTTCATCTGCATCAGGGGCATGGCCAAGGTGGTGCTCTTTGATTCGCGAGATGGCTCTTCCACGAAAGGAGTGGTCAACGAGTTCTTCATGGGAGAGAAGAACCGCATGCTGCTCAAGATCCCGGCCCTGGTGTACCACGGCTTCAAGGGCATGGGCACCGAGGAATGCTGGATATTGAACGTGCCCACCAAGACCTACAATCATGAGAACCCGGACGAATACCGCCTGCCCTTTGATTCCAAGAACGTGCCCTACGACTGGGACGCCAAGATGGGATGA
- a CDS encoding PAS domain S-box protein, with protein sequence MVSLQKLDFQSIVENAQELIVQIDPSAKVQYSNPACKSILGYEPSEIVGMSLSELVAPESLKEVLGYLKDRMEGRDAPKQYRLTAITKTGEKRRIDARTSALLENGQFQCVQAIIRDVTEEEELQAKVRAEMERFSDFIERSPSIIIGVDNHYRITTFNSGAQKTLGYSKEEMLGSSMLETNLVDAMNMASMKNVDYEKMAPMIRSSDSTAVTKTGKKLRIVWSTSTVSDNEGRMTGVIGIGHDITAKEELSELLLAQNRLLAVQTDIGYLTSSGPEPKLLMEKGLALLSSHFAFKRGMALQVLPKGETRLVASIGEPALEGEDLISKRLAQMAMAAQEPLFLPEDVAGTEYEDALGAKKYGVIIPLKGRSQVVGVMCLCSDQPFIDQEETSALVYAGSLFGFAFENALLSEAVRRSKDLQELFNDILLHDILNYMTPIHSYLECLSRKNLSIEKRSAYLMKMTGANARLENFIHDVGVLARAAEGAERALIATSLSVSVRSAISTAQARYSNAKITFQENEVDAKGPLHVLADEALPEIFSNLITNAVKFSSPKPVRVRVSMDQKRHLARVEVEDEGPGIPDDKKWKVFERHFSESSGKASKSTGLGLSIVRALAERYHGKVWADDRVKGDHSQGAKFVVELPLV encoded by the coding sequence TTGGTATCGCTGCAGAAACTCGATTTTCAGAGCATAGTGGAGAACGCGCAGGAGCTCATCGTCCAGATCGACCCATCGGCCAAGGTGCAGTATTCGAACCCGGCCTGCAAGTCCATCCTCGGCTATGAACCCTCAGAGATCGTGGGGATGAGCCTCTCGGAGCTGGTGGCACCGGAGTCGCTCAAAGAGGTCCTTGGGTATCTGAAGGACAGGATGGAGGGAAGGGACGCACCCAAGCAATACCGCCTCACCGCCATCACCAAGACCGGCGAGAAGAGGAGGATCGATGCTAGAACATCTGCCCTGCTCGAAAACGGACAGTTCCAGTGCGTGCAAGCCATCATCCGCGATGTGACCGAGGAAGAAGAGCTGCAGGCGAAGGTGAGGGCGGAGATGGAACGATTCAGCGATTTCATCGAGAGGTCCCCGAGCATCATCATCGGTGTCGACAACCACTACCGGATCACTACCTTCAACAGCGGTGCTCAGAAGACCCTGGGCTACTCTAAGGAAGAAATGCTAGGTAGCAGCATGCTGGAGACGAATCTAGTAGATGCCATGAACATGGCCAGCATGAAGAACGTGGACTATGAGAAAATGGCCCCCATGATCCGCAGTTCCGATTCGACGGCAGTGACCAAGACGGGTAAGAAGCTGAGGATTGTCTGGTCCACCAGCACAGTATCGGACAACGAAGGTCGGATGACCGGCGTGATCGGCATCGGGCACGACATCACGGCCAAGGAGGAGCTGTCTGAGCTGCTCTTGGCCCAAAACCGCCTTCTGGCAGTGCAGACCGATATCGGCTATCTCACCTCCTCCGGTCCGGAGCCGAAGCTTCTAATGGAGAAAGGACTGGCCCTTCTGTCCTCACACTTCGCCTTCAAGCGAGGCATGGCCTTGCAAGTGCTACCCAAAGGAGAGACCAGGCTGGTGGCGAGCATCGGTGAGCCCGCCCTGGAGGGCGAGGACTTGATCAGCAAGAGACTGGCCCAGATGGCCATGGCAGCGCAGGAACCTCTATTCCTGCCGGAAGACGTCGCAGGCACGGAGTATGAGGACGCTCTGGGTGCCAAGAAGTACGGGGTGATCATCCCCTTGAAGGGGCGGTCGCAGGTGGTGGGGGTCATGTGCCTATGCTCAGACCAACCTTTCATAGATCAGGAAGAGACCAGCGCGCTCGTCTACGCCGGTTCGCTCTTCGGTTTCGCCTTCGAGAACGCGTTGCTCAGTGAGGCCGTCCGACGCTCGAAGGATCTGCAGGAGCTTTTCAATGACATCCTTCTACACGACATCCTCAACTACATGACGCCGATACACTCTTATTTGGAGTGCCTTTCCCGCAAGAACCTGTCCATTGAGAAGCGGTCCGCCTATCTAATGAAGATGACCGGGGCCAATGCCCGGCTCGAGAATTTCATTCATGACGTCGGAGTACTAGCCAGAGCGGCAGAGGGAGCCGAGAGAGCCCTGATCGCCACATCCCTTTCGGTCTCCGTGCGGAGTGCGATCTCGACCGCTCAGGCCCGTTACAGCAACGCGAAAATCACGTTCCAAGAGAACGAGGTGGACGCCAAAGGACCACTCCACGTCCTAGCCGATGAGGCCTTGCCGGAGATATTCAGCAATCTCATCACCAACGCGGTGAAGTTCTCCTCCCCCAAGCCCGTGAGGGTGCGGGTCTCCATGGACCAGAAGCGTCACCTCGCCCGAGTGGAGGTGGAGGACGAGGGGCCTGGCATACCGGACGACAAGAAATGGAAAGTCTTCGAGCGCCACTTTTCCGAGAGCTCAGGCAAGGCAAGCAAATCCACCGGGCTCGGGCTTTCCATTGTGAGGGCCCTTGCAGAGCGCTATCATGGGAAGGTCTGGGCGGACGACCGCGTCAAGGGAGACCACAGCCAAGGAGCGAAGTTCGTGGTCGAGCTGCCCCTGGTATGA
- a CDS encoding DMT family transporter, whose protein sequence is MPEKEISKRAAVGLTLISSLLLGSSYVAIKSGLGDLDPFLFSTFVFTIGALVALIFTLARGTFTWRIFGMWEAWAAPLITVVLLALQYQGLSMTNASTGALIIGANVILVAPLSALLFRERLGKVRLLGLAIGLGGLVVLTTKLNMEGMIGGQLIGDLMLLGTTICIALTYVLSKYALKRMKFDQFVLTLHLFTPLPLFALYLLFGHSSPISGESTLILVYVGVLCTSLPTLMWVSALRSISIVTSSTIILSESAFAVLLSILILNEPMDVFIVLGATLVFTAIYLVTVGEKKRE, encoded by the coding sequence ATGCCAGAGAAGGAGATTAGCAAGCGGGCGGCGGTGGGACTGACGCTCATCTCCTCGCTCCTCCTCGGATCCTCGTACGTAGCGATCAAATCGGGCCTGGGGGATCTGGACCCTTTCCTCTTCTCCACCTTCGTATTCACCATCGGCGCTCTTGTCGCACTGATTTTCACCTTGGCCCGAGGCACGTTCACCTGGCGCATCTTCGGCATGTGGGAGGCCTGGGCGGCGCCGCTGATCACCGTCGTGCTCCTGGCGCTGCAGTATCAAGGGCTGAGCATGACCAATGCCTCGACCGGTGCTCTGATCATCGGCGCGAACGTGATCCTGGTCGCGCCGCTCTCCGCCCTGCTCTTCCGGGAGCGCCTGGGCAAGGTGAGACTTCTAGGTCTAGCGATTGGCCTGGGAGGGCTGGTCGTCCTCACCACCAAGCTGAACATGGAGGGAATGATAGGCGGCCAGCTCATCGGCGACCTGATGCTCCTGGGCACCACCATCTGCATCGCCCTCACCTACGTCCTTTCCAAGTACGCGCTCAAGCGCATGAAATTCGACCAGTTCGTGCTCACCCTCCACCTCTTCACCCCTTTGCCGCTCTTCGCCCTGTATCTTCTCTTCGGGCACTCCTCGCCTATCAGCGGGGAGAGCACCCTCATCCTCGTTTATGTAGGAGTGCTATGCACTTCGCTGCCCACCTTGATGTGGGTAAGTGCCCTGCGATCCATCAGCATCGTCACGTCTAGCACGATCATACTCTCCGAGAGCGCCTTCGCCGTATTGCTCAGCATCCTCATCCTGAACGAGCCCATGGATGTTTTCATCGTCCTCGGTGCCACGCTGGTGTTCACGGCCATCTACTTGGTCACCGTCGGGGAGAAGAAGAGGGAATGA
- a CDS encoding glycosyltransferase family 2 protein has product MKDRSIAAIIPAYNEELAIGTIVLKSKDHVDEVYVVDDGSSDDTARVAEQAGAKVLHMTSNLGKAKAVLTAFSQIQSADYDVVVMLDGDGQNDPDDIPLLIGPVLDGSADLVIGSRFLENGGKTPRHRRAGQTVLNKATEFGSKAHVTDSQSGFRAFSRQAVQLMDFDSDGYKLESDMINHLAERGMRIREVPISANYKVLTRHKTHPVSHGVGVLDGVIGFVGYRRPLLFFGVPGFAMFVAGTIIGLLAVEQVFIWGWLFQSMSAALLVIIGINLMIAGLTLNSLVSLMRSNRP; this is encoded by the coding sequence ATGAAAGACCGAAGTATCGCCGCCATCATCCCCGCCTACAATGAGGAACTAGCCATCGGCACGATCGTTCTCAAGTCCAAAGACCATGTGGACGAAGTGTACGTGGTGGATGACGGCTCCTCTGACGATACCGCCCGAGTGGCAGAACAGGCTGGGGCCAAGGTGCTCCACATGACCAGCAACCTTGGAAAAGCGAAAGCGGTGCTAACCGCGTTCTCACAGATCCAGAGCGCCGACTACGATGTGGTGGTGATGCTGGACGGTGACGGACAGAATGATCCGGATGACATTCCCCTGCTGATCGGCCCGGTGCTCGACGGCAGCGCGGACCTGGTCATAGGTTCCCGCTTCCTGGAGAACGGCGGCAAGACGCCGAGACACCGCAGAGCGGGGCAGACCGTTCTCAACAAGGCGACGGAGTTCGGTTCGAAGGCGCATGTGACCGATTCTCAGTCGGGGTTCCGCGCCTTCAGCCGACAAGCGGTGCAACTAATGGACTTCGATTCCGACGGCTATAAGCTCGAATCGGACATGATCAACCATCTGGCTGAGCGGGGGATGAGGATACGGGAGGTACCCATATCCGCGAACTACAAGGTGCTGACCAGGCACAAGACACATCCGGTGAGCCATGGAGTGGGCGTCTTGGACGGAGTGATAGGGTTCGTCGGCTATCGCCGCCCACTGCTGTTCTTCGGTGTGCCGGGGTTCGCCATGTTCGTGGCTGGCACGATCATAGGCCTTCTGGCGGTCGAACAGGTGTTCATATGGGGGTGGCTCTTTCAGTCCATGTCGGCCGCCTTGTTGGTCATCATCGGCATTAATCTGATGATAGCTGGACTGACCCTGAACTCCCTGGTGTCATTGATGAGATCGAACCGGCCGTAG
- a CDS encoding helix-turn-helix domain-containing protein, with amino-acid sequence MHALETSRLLTEEYTAKILLATMGKPKSAFDLSEKLNIPIAACYRKIRVLEDAGLLICDERKLTRAGKRMSVYRSRVLNAQIIFEKNKVKARLQMIDGTVEDYNYDVESNFVMDSVRTNAIGA; translated from the coding sequence ATGCACGCCCTCGAAACCTCAAGGCTGTTGACGGAAGAATACACCGCCAAGATACTCCTGGCGACCATGGGCAAGCCCAAGAGCGCTTTCGACCTCAGTGAGAAGCTCAACATCCCTATCGCCGCCTGTTACCGCAAGATCCGCGTTCTGGAGGACGCTGGGCTTCTGATCTGCGACGAGCGCAAGTTGACCCGTGCGGGAAAGCGCATGTCTGTGTACCGCTCCAGAGTGCTCAACGCGCAGATCATCTTCGAGAAGAACAAGGTCAAGGCCAGGCTGCAGATGATCGACGGCACGGTGGAAGACTACAACTACGACGTGGAATCGAATTTCGTGATGGATTCCGTCCGCACCAATGCCATCGGGGCATGA
- a CDS encoding universal stress protein: MLDKVLLPVDFTPQSMMMFDCATELKELGTKHFTLLHVQPKGKSLTEEEQRLFDEMEEKLVEAGIDSRPLIRQGDAVEVIVDEANQENVDMIAMASGGKGRAEEFFVGSVSFGVTRRTSKPVLLDKLPMMHDEGVRKECRTGAHMFRHALVAVELPACSNVVEDLLITLCQRGLKEATLVHVIDSGRYKMSDDQRFKDVKKELEGMRDRCPPNSCQVKTHIHYGTAAYNILEVAREVDASVIMVGTKQRSYLKGMTIGSVSEEVVRRAKVPVLVVPC, translated from the coding sequence ATGCTCGACAAGGTCCTCTTGCCGGTGGATTTCACGCCCCAGTCGATGATGATGTTCGACTGCGCTACGGAGCTGAAGGAGCTGGGCACCAAGCACTTCACCCTGCTGCACGTCCAGCCAAAGGGGAAGTCGCTGACCGAGGAGGAGCAGCGCCTCTTCGATGAGATGGAGGAGAAGCTGGTTGAGGCAGGAATCGATTCCCGTCCTCTGATCAGGCAGGGGGATGCGGTCGAGGTCATCGTCGACGAAGCGAACCAAGAGAACGTGGACATGATCGCCATGGCCTCCGGGGGCAAAGGCCGGGCGGAGGAGTTCTTCGTCGGCTCCGTGTCCTTCGGAGTCACCAGGCGGACTTCGAAGCCCGTTCTTCTGGACAAGCTGCCCATGATGCACGACGAGGGCGTGCGCAAGGAGTGCCGCACCGGCGCCCATATGTTCCGCCATGCATTGGTGGCCGTGGAGCTACCCGCGTGCTCGAACGTCGTGGAAGACTTGTTGATCACCCTCTGCCAGAGGGGGCTGAAGGAGGCGACCCTGGTGCACGTCATCGACTCCGGCCGCTACAAGATGAGCGACGACCAGCGCTTCAAGGACGTGAAGAAGGAGCTGGAGGGGATGCGCGACCGATGCCCTCCCAACAGCTGCCAAGTGAAGACACATATACACTATGGAACGGCGGCCTACAACATCCTGGAAGTGGCGAGGGAGGTGGACGCCTCGGTCATCATGGTGGGCACGAAGCAGAGATCATATCTCAAGGGGATGACCATCGGGTCGGTCTCGGAGGAAGTGGTCCGTCGAGCGAAGGTGCCGGTGCTGGTCGTGCCTTGCTAG